One Treponema primitia ZAS-1 genomic window carries:
- a CDS encoding AAA family ATPase gives MVFAGNAISVLDNLPAKIYELCFDKEKGYSLGEIDNNFNITQKVYGNVEKITGRVLHSFGKTEGNLGVLISGPKGLGKSLTVKKISSEALKNGFPVILVKENLGNIASFIDTIHQPCVIVLDEFEKNYTLQTKTDQNDMEGQDSLLNMFDSTLAAKKLFLLTCNDTRNLSEYLVNRPGRIHYHFKSNRLTIAEITEYCKDSLSPEYYDKISDICNLGAKTPDFSYDMLRSIIFELNTYNCTLEDVRRILNIDGRTHSPFDFKIYFKSGRIEAGFDYLNISAKRLRLCWFNKKDFCQGDAFINPSKAQWTGTDNGSLILTEEINWPTGDEKTDDCVEKIIFTPAKKGYLADGNYDED, from the coding sequence ATGGTATTTGCCGGTAACGCTATTTCGGTACTGGATAACCTTCCGGCTAAAATCTATGAATTATGCTTTGACAAGGAAAAAGGCTACAGTCTGGGAGAAATAGACAATAATTTTAACATCACCCAAAAAGTGTATGGCAATGTTGAAAAAATAACCGGGCGGGTCCTGCATTCCTTTGGTAAAACCGAAGGAAATCTTGGGGTGTTGATTTCCGGCCCCAAAGGACTTGGGAAAAGTCTTACGGTCAAGAAAATCAGCAGCGAAGCGCTCAAAAACGGATTTCCGGTTATTCTTGTCAAAGAAAACCTTGGAAATATCGCATCATTTATCGACACTATCCACCAGCCCTGCGTGATTGTTCTGGATGAGTTTGAGAAAAATTATACGCTTCAAACGAAGACAGATCAAAATGATATGGAAGGTCAGGACAGCCTGCTTAATATGTTTGACTCAACCCTTGCAGCAAAGAAACTGTTTCTGCTTACCTGTAATGACACACGCAATCTTTCCGAGTATCTTGTAAACCGTCCGGGGAGGATACATTACCACTTCAAATCAAACCGGCTCACCATAGCCGAGATTACCGAGTATTGCAAGGACAGCCTTTCACCCGAGTATTATGACAAAATTTCTGATATTTGTAATCTTGGAGCAAAAACCCCTGACTTTTCTTATGATATGCTGCGCTCAATCATCTTTGAATTGAACACGTATAACTGCACCTTAGAAGACGTACGGCGTATTCTTAATATTGATGGCCGGACTCATTCGCCTTTTGATTTCAAAATCTATTTCAAATCGGGAAGGATCGAGGCAGGTTTTGATTATCTCAACATATCGGCAAAGCGGTTAAGGCTGTGCTGGTTTAACAAAAAAGACTTTTGCCAAGGTGATGCTTTTATCAATCCATCTAAGGCGCAATGGACGGGTACTGACAATGGTTCTCTTATTCTCACAGAGGAAATCAATTGGCCTACGGGAGACGAAAAGACGGATGACTGCGTGGAAAAAATTATCTTTACTCCTGCCAAGAAGGGGTATCTTGCTGATGGGAACTATGACGAGGATTAA
- a CDS encoding ATP-binding protein: MAFKKAERTQLYLRCALFGPSGSGKTMTALRMAKGIADTMGVPFAVIDTEARSASKYADRIPFDVDDLSEKTVDHYIAAMNECVKAGYRVLVIDSLSHAWRELTDEVDRIAQSSVSKNTFSPWAKVNPKQKRFIDAILNFPGHIIATMRSKTEWVIGEGKGGKVAPEKMGLAPEQGKGIEYEFDLLMELNQKHQATVTKDRTGKFQDESIDKPGEAFGVALYDWLSSGTAAPAPETKPAKTGKVKTEPPKAVPSKLPAEPSTAGSVKDRGKSIVQEIGQLITTVSESGSAYFTEGEKEEARGIIQTIKLDEAGIRDLGDLKGFLADELAKRKTKQESTRAA; encoded by the coding sequence ATGGCTTTTAAGAAAGCGGAGCGTACCCAACTCTATTTGCGGTGCGCGTTATTCGGCCCGTCAGGTTCCGGAAAAACCATGACGGCCTTACGGATGGCGAAAGGGATTGCCGATACGATGGGCGTTCCCTTTGCGGTCATTGACACCGAAGCCCGGTCAGCGTCCAAATACGCCGACCGGATTCCCTTTGACGTTGACGACCTCAGCGAGAAAACCGTTGACCACTACATCGCCGCAATGAACGAATGTGTCAAGGCAGGATACAGGGTACTGGTGATTGATTCCCTCTCCCATGCGTGGCGGGAACTGACCGATGAGGTAGACCGTATCGCCCAAAGCAGTGTTAGCAAAAACACTTTTTCACCCTGGGCGAAAGTAAACCCGAAACAAAAGCGGTTTATCGACGCCATCCTCAATTTCCCCGGACACATCATTGCTACCATGCGGAGCAAGACCGAATGGGTAATCGGGGAAGGAAAGGGCGGGAAGGTTGCGCCGGAAAAGATGGGCTTGGCGCCGGAACAGGGCAAGGGGATTGAATACGAGTTTGACCTGCTCATGGAGTTAAACCAGAAGCATCAGGCGACCGTAACCAAGGACCGTACCGGCAAGTTTCAGGATGAAAGCATTGACAAGCCGGGAGAGGCTTTCGGTGTTGCCCTATATGATTGGCTTTCAAGCGGTACTGCGGCTCCTGCACCGGAGACGAAACCCGCTAAAACCGGGAAGGTTAAGACCGAACCCCCCAAAGCGGTTCCTTCCAAGCTCCCTGCGGAACCGTCAACGGCCGGCAGCGTAAAGGATCGTGGCAAAAGTATTGTTCAGGAAATCGGGCAACTTATTACCACTGTTTCAGAATCCGGGTCAGCCTATTTTACCGAAGGGGAAAAAGAGGAAGCCCGAGGAATCATCCAGACTATCAAACTGGATGAGGCGGGTATCAGGGACCTGGGAGACCTCAAGGGGTTCCTGGCCGATGAACTTGCCAAACGGAAAACAAAACAAGAAAGCACCCGTGCTGCCTAA